Proteins found in one Drosophila yakuba strain Tai18E2 unplaced genomic scaffold, Prin_Dyak_Tai18E2_2.1 Segkk13_quiver_pilon_scaf, whole genome shotgun sequence genomic segment:
- the LOC120322174 gene encoding uncharacterized protein LOC120322174: protein MPRTSLFDVDDDQQFLKMASGDAVNYPKKKSTEPIYNQDGFSEYDIQRPCSSAFRTVNEPHPNPIPSKFRIDNVVPDFGLEENSNVLPKNWQMPPPSSSSIVKSRRCPNEGKISPNVRQTVPKPTVDTEPSPLTPIKGPLVDEYDTEMLSSEDIWKLCMDAKKGLIKPSDAIWPLFCMEYLEPSKTPPPSLTESQNSNEFPPKTVRVDKNRYKKNSFETGFERKVGKDEWRVLDQWIESEGLNGSYNDIEESDSKGKVDSDAKKPRILDNEDVAFASFTIGIEEERAINGSHNDIEDSDSKGKVDSDAKKPRILDNEDVAFASCTIGIEEQRALKEWIKSEGLNEPHSDIEEFDMLLSLARDHEKNHDLLMELLKPKDLISQEKDVWKKFSPKVFEMPQKPDSVEPKLWKPPPNEKVSVENIPEKEPEKATEFIVEKPEKPVILEVKDIKTLPPRPEAEEATQSWLQQCSEIISQQVQLLIYEDGSNNPTAAEPEAIDFETEISEEQMKPRVLGESNRNVSAETGWQNSFTVFLEDFEYIIDQTMTEFRDPQAKRLRSKWNQQFGSKSVENLRRCLLLPPLPDHLDQCLQRIRILRRPKRRKVEEFRMHVDMNFCKMYCTLSMNTNLDLQNTVRFLRNAVYKNDIDVIQIRYEATQIAWIWSDGSVLIINGRGHAMLAETQRDLMFRTLGRANFKADPSNKLLHLRLNSCAHFPFGISLPVFTALSVLSPEPHMQYVYYVDKAVPGVAARVHETGMVQVFAMTTREADNMLKKLYLLTANHRKATKDVIKKKPMDYD from the exons ATGCCACGTACTTCTTTATTTGATGTAGATGATGACCAACAGTTTCTTAAAATGGCCAGCGGTGATGCGGTAAACTATCCTAAGAAAAAGAGCACAGAACCCATCTACAATCAAGATGGCTTTTCGGAATATGATATCCAAAGACCGTGCTCCAG cGCTTTTCGAACCGTAAATGAACCGCACCCAAACCCCATACCCTCCAAGTTCCGCATCGACAATGTTGTTCCGGACTTTGGACTCGAGGAGAATTCTAACGTGCTTCCcaaaaactggcaaatgcCACCTCCAAGTTCATCAAGCATTGTCAAGAGTCGACGATGCCCCAACGAAGGAAAAATATCTCCAAATGTGCGTCAAACTGTTCCAAAACCTACCGTCGATACAGAACCCTCACCGCTGACACCCATCAAGGGGCCTTTGGTGGATGAGTATGATACAGAAATGTTGTCGTCAGAGGATATTTGGAAGCTCTGTATGGATGCGAAGAAGGGGCTTATAAAGCCCTCGGATGCTAtatggcctttgttttgcatggAGTATTTGGAGCCTTCCAAAACTCCACCTCCGAGTTTAACGGAATCTCAAAACTCCAATGAATTTCCTCCGAAAACAGTTCGAGTTGACAAAAACCGAtataaaaagaattcttttgaAACTGGTTTTGAGAGGAAAGTCGGAAAAGATGAGTGGCGGGTCTTGGATCAGTGGATAGAATCGGAGGGGCTCAACGGATCCTATAATGATATAGAAGAATCGGATTCAAAGGGAAAGGTCGATAGTGACGCCAAGAAGCCTCGGATTCTGGACAATGAAGATGTCGCCTTTGCTAGCTTCACCATTGGAATCGAAGAGGAGCGGGCCATCAACGGATCCCATAATGATATAGAAGATTCGGATTCAAAGGGAAAGGTCGATAGTGACGCCAAGAAGCCTCGGATTCTGGACAATGAAGATGTCGCCTTTGCTAGCTGCACCATTGGAATCGAAGAGCAGCGGGCACTCAAGGAATGGATAAAATCGGAGGGCCTCAACGAACCCCACAGTGATATAGAAGAGTTTGATATGTTATTAAGCCTAGCCAGAGATCATGAGAAGAATCATGATCTTCTGATGGAGTTACTAAAGCCCAAGGATCTTATCTCCCAGGAAAAGGatgtttggaaaaagttttctccAAAGGTGTTCGAAATGCCGCAGAAACCTGATTCCGTAGAGCCTAAGTTGTGGAAACCCCCACCCAACGAAAAGGTTTCCGTTGAAAATATTCCAGAAAAGGAACCAGAGAAAGCAACTGAATTCATTgtggaaaaaccagaaaagccAGTTATCCTCGAGGTCAAAGACATTAAAACATTGCCCCCGAGGCCCGAGGCTGAGGAAGCTACCCAGAGTTGGCTACAGCAATGCAGTGAAATCATTTCCCAACAAGTGCAACTCCTCATCTATGAGGACGGTTCCAACAATCCAACTGCTGCAGAACCAGAGGCCATTGACTTCGAAACCGAGATCAGCGAGGAGCAAATGAAGCCCCGAGTCCTGGGAGAAAGCAACAGAAATGTCTCAGCGGAGACTGGATGGCAGAATAGCTTCACAGTTTTCCTCGAGGACTTCGAGTACATCATTGACCAAACCATGACGGAGTTCAGGGACCCCCAAGCTAAGAGACTGCGCTCAAAGTGGAACCAGCAGTTCGGATCAAAATCGGTGGAGAATTTGAGGAGATGTCTTCTGCTTCCGCCTCTGCCAGATCACTTGGACCAGTGCCTCCAGAGGATTAGAATCCTAAGGCGTCCCAAAAGGCGCAAGGTCGAGGAATTTCGCATGCACGTCGATatgaatttttgcaaaatgtattGCACACTGAGTATGAATACGAACTTGGATCTGCAAAATACGGTTAGGTTCCTAAGAAACGCCGTTTACAAAAACGACATCGATGTGATCCAAATCCGGTATGAGGCCACACAGATAGCCTGGATTTGGTCCGATGGCAGTGTCTTGATAATCAATGGAAGAGGCCATGCGATGCTTGCCGAAACACAAAGGGATCTGATGTTTAGGACCCTTGGGAGGGCGAACTTCAAAGCCGACCCCTCAAACAAGCTTCTACATCTGCGTCTCAATTCCTGCGCCCACTTTCCATTTGGGATCTCTTTGCCGGTGTTCACTGCGTTAAGCGTTCTTTCTCCAGAGCCCCATATGCAGTATGTCTACTACGTGGACAAGGCAGTTCCCGGGGTGGCGGCCCGTGTTCATGAGACGGGAATGGTCCAGGTGTTTGCCATGACCACGCGTGAGGCGGATAATATGCTGAAGAAACTGTACCTTCTTACGGCCAATCACCGAAAGGCCACCAAAGACGTCATCAAAAAGAAACCAATGGACTAcgactga